From one Sardina pilchardus chromosome 6, fSarPil1.1, whole genome shotgun sequence genomic stretch:
- the LOC134082930 gene encoding E3 ubiquitin-protein ligase NEURL3-like — MSQNKNNVNERTKDPHVCGLTCLGPLTFHPGAVGKKITLSHGNCRASRDLETFRDGLVFSSRPVKPEEKVRIQVERSLLAWEGGVRIGFTNECPTAGPLPPLAIPDLTEKPGYWALPVPQRDCPPGTTVTFWMDKNGVMWYKTPAESFCIQTDLDPSLPLWAIVDVYGQSTTVLLLGSVRRFNILIKASSCPIPCSTFKCGYEDTPPELKKRKAIAERKLKQHQEDQSNNNNTQRTGRRQENLCSVCLDREARLAPRCGHRCLCLPCANRVFQEFGTCPLCREDI; from the exons ATGAGCCAGAACAAGAACAACGTAAATG AAAGGACCAAGGACCCCCATGTCTGTGGACTCACCTGCCTGGGTCCTCTGACTTTCCACCCTGGGGCCGTGGGTAAGAAGATCACCCTCAGCCATGGGAACTGCAGGGCCTCAAGAGACCTGGAGACTTTCAGGGACGGCCTGGTGTTCAGCAGTCGCCCAGTGAAGCCGGAAGAGAAGGTCCGAATCCAGGTGGAGCGCAGCCTTCTAGCCTGGGAGGGCGGTGTGCGGATCGGCTTCACCAACGAATGCCCGACCGCCGGACCACTTCCTCCGCTGGCCATTCCCGACCTCACAGAGAAGCCCGGGTACTGGGCTTTGCCAGTGCCGCAACGTGACTGCCCACCTGGTACCACGGTCACCTTCTGGATGGATAAAAATGGAGTGATGTGGTACAAGACACCCGCTGAAAGTTTCTGTATTCAGACTGATTTGGACCCATCTCTGCCCCTCTGGGCTATTGTTGATGTCTATGGACAGTCCACTACAGTGCTTTTACTTG GGTCTGTACGGAGGTTTAATATACTTATTAAAGCATCCTCCTGCCCTATTCCTTGTAGCACATTTAAATGTGGCTATGAAGATACTCCACCTGAATTAAAGAAAAGGAAAGCCATTGCTGAAAGGAAGCTGAAACAGCATCAAGAAGAtcaaagtaacaataacaacactcaGAGAACAG GGCGCAGGCAGGAGAACTTGTGCTCGGTCTGTCTGGACCGTGAAGCTCGTCTGGCCCCCCGCTGTGGACATCGCTGCCTGTGCCTTCCCTGTGCTAACAGGGTCTTTCAGGAATTCGGCACATGTCCACTGTGTCGGGAGGATATCTAG